In Acidimicrobiales bacterium, one DNA window encodes the following:
- the rplF gene encoding 50S ribosomal protein L6, with translation MSRIGRAPIPLPAGVDVRLEDGRIAVSGPRGRLERALPPQISVRHDAPGSRLVVERIDDARTSRALHGLTRSLVANMVTGVTEGFAKELEIVGVGYRASARGPSQLELALGFSHPVVVDAPEGITFEVPAPTRVTVRGIDKEKVGQVAADIRRIRKPEPYKGKGVRYAGEVVLRKAGKAGK, from the coding sequence ATGTCGCGCATCGGACGTGCACCGATACCGCTGCCCGCGGGCGTCGACGTGCGCCTGGAGGACGGCCGCATCGCCGTGAGCGGACCGAGGGGGCGCCTCGAGCGGGCGCTCCCGCCGCAGATCTCGGTCCGCCACGACGCGCCGGGCTCCCGCCTCGTCGTCGAGCGGATCGACGACGCGCGCACGAGCCGTGCCCTGCACGGGCTCACCCGCTCGCTCGTCGCGAACATGGTGACGGGCGTCACGGAGGGCTTCGCGAAGGAGCTTGAGATCGTCGGCGTCGGCTACCGGGCGAGCGCGCGCGGGCCGTCCCAGCTCGAGCTCGCCCTCGGCTTCAGCCACCCGGTCGTCGTCGACGCCCCGGAGGGGATCACCTTCGAGGTCCCCGCACCGACGCGCGTGACGGTGCGCGGGATCGACAAGGAGAAGGTCGGCCAGGTGGCAGCCGACATCCGCAGGATCCGCAAGCCCGAACCCTACAAGGGCAAGGGCGTCCGCTACGCAGGCGAGGTCGTCCTCCGCAAGGCAGGGAAGGCTGGCAAGTGA
- the rplO gene encoding 50S ribosomal protein L15, which yields MYLHELTPAPGAHRRRRRVARGIAGKGGKTAGRGTKGQRARASVRPGFEGGQLPLTQRVPKLRGFANPFRVAYNVVNLDALDAVEGDEVTPATLEAAGLVHHGGLVKVLARGSVGRPLHVSAHAFSRAAAAAIEAAGGRVTVLEPPDGARRPPASGNALANR from the coding sequence ATGTACCTGCACGAGCTCACCCCGGCCCCCGGCGCGCACCGGCGTCGGCGCCGCGTCGCCCGGGGCATCGCGGGCAAGGGGGGCAAGACCGCCGGACGAGGGACGAAGGGCCAGCGGGCGCGCGCGAGCGTGCGGCCCGGCTTCGAGGGCGGGCAGCTCCCCCTCACCCAGCGCGTCCCGAAGCTGCGCGGCTTCGCCAACCCCTTCCGCGTCGCCTACAACGTCGTCAACCTCGACGCCCTCGACGCCGTCGAGGGCGACGAAGTCACGCCCGCCACCCTCGAGGCGGCCGGGCTCGTCCACCACGGGGGCCTCGTCAAGGTGCTCGCCCGCGGGAGCGTGGGGCGCCCGCTGCACGTCTCCGCCCACGCCTTCTCGCGTGCCGCCGCCGCGGCGATCGAGGCGGCGGGCGGCCGCGTGACCGTGCTCGAGCCGCCCGACGGGGCCCGCCGGCCACCCGCCTCGGGGAACGCCCTCGCGAACCGGTAG
- the rpmD gene encoding 50S ribosomal protein L30 yields the protein MARQAESLLVTQVRSAIGTKPKHRGTLRALGLRRIGSRRVLPDRPEVRGMLARVAHLVRVEPAEAADAPGAARPRPSRAR from the coding sequence GTGGCCCGACAGGCTGAGTCCCTCCTCGTCACCCAGGTCCGCTCCGCGATCGGTACGAAGCCGAAGCACCGCGGGACGCTGCGGGCGCTCGGTCTGCGCCGCATCGGCTCCCGGCGGGTCCTGCCCGACCGCCCCGAGGTGCGCGGCATGCTGGCGCGCGTCGCCCACCTCGTGCGGGTCGAGCCCGCCGAGGCGGCCGACGCCCCGGGTGCCGCCCGGCCCCGGCCGTCGAGAGCGAGGTGA
- the rplR gene encoding 50S ribosomal protein L18 has translation MSSAARTHELRARRHRRVRVKVVGTPERPRLAVYRSNRHIVAQVIDDVAGRTIAAASTVEPALRSGPTGNVAAASTVGRLVAERARARGVVRVVFDRGSSRYHGRVAALAQAARAAGLEF, from the coding sequence ATGAGCAGCGCAGCACGCACCCACGAGCTGCGGGCCCGGCGGCACCGCCGCGTCCGCGTCAAGGTCGTCGGGACGCCCGAGCGTCCCCGGCTCGCCGTCTACCGCTCGAACCGCCACATCGTCGCCCAGGTGATCGACGACGTCGCGGGGCGCACGATCGCCGCCGCCTCGACGGTCGAGCCGGCGCTGCGCTCGGGGCCGACCGGGAACGTCGCCGCGGCGAGCACGGTCGGCCGCCTCGTCGCCGAGCGGGCCCGGGCACGAGGCGTGGTTCGCGTCGTCTTCGACCGGGGTTCCTCCCGCTACCACGGCCGCGTCGCCGCGCTCGCGCAGGCGGCGCGCGCGGCGGGATTGGAGTTCTAG
- a CDS encoding type Z 30S ribosomal protein S14: protein MAKKALVQKQQRKPKFKVRAYTRCRRCGRPRAVFRHFGLCRICLRQLVHAGEVPGVTKASW, encoded by the coding sequence ATGGCGAAGAAGGCACTGGTCCAAAAGCAGCAGCGCAAGCCGAAGTTCAAGGTCCGCGCCTACACGCGCTGTCGTCGTTGCGGGCGGCCGCGGGCGGTCTTCCGCCACTTCGGCCTGTGCCGGATCTGCCTGCGCCAGCTGGTCCACGCCGGCGAGGTTCCCGGCGTCACGAAGGCGAGCTGGTGA
- the rpsH gene encoding 30S ribosomal protein S8 encodes MTVTDPIADMLTRLRNANAAMHETVRMPGSKLKVSLASILEREGYIAGFSTTTDRRSPGTVLEIKMKYAPDRTRAIAGLRRVSTPGLRVYARADQLPRVLGGLGVAVLSTSRGLLTDREARQQHVGGEVLCYVW; translated from the coding sequence ATGACGGTGACGGACCCGATCGCCGACATGCTGACGCGCCTTCGCAACGCCAACGCGGCGATGCACGAGACGGTCCGCATGCCCGGCTCCAAGCTGAAGGTGTCGCTCGCCTCGATCCTCGAGCGGGAGGGCTACATCGCCGGCTTCTCGACGACGACCGACCGGCGGTCGCCCGGCACGGTCCTCGAGATCAAGATGAAGTACGCCCCCGACCGGACCCGGGCGATCGCGGGGCTGCGTCGCGTGTCGACGCCAGGGCTTCGCGTCTACGCGCGCGCCGACCAGCTGCCGCGCGTGCTCGGCGGGCTCGGCGTGGCCGTGCTCTCGACGAGCAGGGGCCTGCTCACCGACCGCGAGGCGCGCCAGCAGCACGTCGGCGGCGAGGTGCTCTGCTATGTCTGGTGA
- the rpsE gene encoding 30S ribosomal protein S5 yields MAELQLEERTIKVNRVAKVVKGGRRFSFTALMVLGDGQGRVGLGYGKAKEAGLAVQKGIEEARKHLFEVPLAGSTITHPVIGEAGAGRILLKPAAPGTGVIAGGAARAILEMAGIRDIVAKSLGTSNAINVAHATIAGLRALRRPDEVARLRGKAAGEIVPAGVLRAYEERRRTQLAAGGR; encoded by the coding sequence ATGGCCGAGCTGCAGCTCGAGGAGCGCACGATCAAGGTGAACCGGGTCGCCAAGGTGGTGAAGGGCGGCCGGCGCTTCTCCTTCACGGCGCTCATGGTCCTCGGCGACGGACAGGGACGCGTCGGCCTCGGCTACGGCAAGGCGAAGGAGGCCGGGCTCGCGGTGCAGAAGGGGATCGAGGAGGCCCGCAAGCACCTCTTCGAGGTCCCGCTTGCGGGCTCGACGATCACGCACCCCGTGATCGGCGAGGCCGGGGCGGGGAGGATCCTGCTCAAGCCCGCCGCGCCGGGCACCGGCGTGATCGCCGGGGGTGCGGCGCGGGCCATCCTCGAGATGGCCGGCATTCGCGACATCGTCGCGAAGTCCCTCGGGACCTCGAACGCCATCAACGTCGCGCACGCCACCATCGCCGGGCTGCGGGCGCTGCGCCGTCCGGACGAGGTGGCGCGCCTGCGCGGGAAGGCCGCCGGCGAGATCGTGCCCGCCGGCGTCCTGCGCGCCTACGAGGAGCGCCGGCGCACCCAGCTCGCGGCGGGGGGGCGCTGA